The following coding sequences lie in one Osmerus mordax isolate fOsmMor3 chromosome 13, fOsmMor3.pri, whole genome shotgun sequence genomic window:
- the LOC136955610 gene encoding leucine-rich repeat-containing protein 4C-like yields the protein MPNTMISSLQRLTMRGPRLKGALSNPFFVLLLTLQILVVAGLVRAQTCPSVCSCSNQFSKVICTRRSLRDVPDGISTNTRYLNLQDNLIQVIKVDSFKHLRHLEILQLSKNHIRNIEIGAFNGLASLNTLELFDNRLTTIPNGAFEYLSKLKELWLRNNPIESIPSYAFNRVPSLRRLDLGELKRLSYISDGAFKDLSNLRYLNLGMCNLKEIPNILPLVRLEELEMSGNQLTVIQPSSFTGLTNLQKLWMMHSQIQIIERNSFDDLQSLVELNLAHNNLTLLPHDLFTPLHRLERVHLHHNPWNCNCDILWLSWWLKETVPANTSCCARCHSPTSYKGRYIGELEHSYFQCDVPVILEPPADLNVTEGMGAELKCRTSSLTSISWLTPNGSLVTHGAYKVRLAVLNDGTLNFTSVTMQDTGTYTCMVSNTAGNISASAVLNVTSVENSGVTYFTTVTVETTESPADESQTQALPPYDWVSSSTTRGPLVSTRTTELTYTIPVLDLDGEGALNGLDEVMKTTKIIIGCFVAITLMAAVLLVIFYKMRKQHHQQDPDGPASSMEVITVEEELAGVAAMETHLSLPPLDHYNHYNTYKSAYHHPPMMSSLHSSATQEPLLIQASSKDNVQETQI from the coding sequence ATGCCGAACACGATGATCTCTTCCCTCCAGCGCCTGACAATGAGAGGTCCTAGGCTTAAGGGGGCCCTGTCCAACCCCTTCTTTGTGCTACTGTTGACCCTCCAAATCCTGGTGGTAGCTGGGCTAGTCCGTGCCCAGACATGCCCTTCTGTCTGTTCTTGCAGCAATCAGTTCAGCAAGGTAATCTGCACACGCCGGAGCTTGCGTGATGTGCCCGATGGCATCTCCACCAACACACGTTACCTGAACCTTCAGGACAACCTCATTCAGGTAATTAAGGTGGACAGCTTCAAGCACCTGCGCCATCTAGAGATCCTCCAGCTGAGCAAGAACCATATACGCAACATAGAGATTGGTGCCTTTAATGGGTTGGCCAGTCTCAACACTCTGGAACTCTTTGACAACCGGCTCACAACCATCCCCAACGGAGCATTTGAGTACTTGTCCAAGCTGAAGGAGCTTTGGTTACGGAATAATCCCATTGAAAGCATCCCGTCTTATGCCTTCAACCGCGTACCCTCATTGCGAAGGTTGGACCTGGGTGAGCTTAAGCGATTGTCCTACATCTCAGATGGAGCTTTCAAAGACTTGAGCAACTTGCGCTACTTGAACCTTGGCATGTGTAACCTTAAAGAGATCCCTAACATCTTACCTTTGGTGCGCCTTGAAGAGCTGGAAATGTCAGGAAACCAGCTCACAGTCATTCAGCCAAGCTCCTTTACCGGGTTAACAAACCTTCAGAAGTTGTGGATGATGCATTCCCAGATCCAAATAATTGAGCGAAACTCTTTTGACGACCTCCAGTCTTTAGTAGAGCTCAACCTGGCACACAACAACCTCACCTTGCTTCCACATGACCTCTTCACCCCATTGCATCGTCTTGAGCGTGTCCATCTTCACCACAATCCTTGGAATTGCAACTGTGACATCTTGTGGCTCAGCTGGTGGCTAAAGGAGACGGTCCCTGCTAACACCAGTTGCTGTGCCCGATGCCATTCCCCGACCAGCTACAAGGGCCGCTATATTGGGGAGCTGGAACACAGCTACTTCCAGTGCGATGTCCCCGTAATCCTGGAGCCACCTGCTGACCTCAATGTGACAGAAGGTATGGGCGCAGAGCTCAAGTGTAGGACAAGCTCGTTGACATCCATCAGCTGGTTGACACCAAACGGTTCATTGGTGACACACGGAGCATATAAGGTGCGCCTGGCAGTCCTAAATGATGGGACACTGAATTTCACCAGTGTGACCATGCAGGACACTGGGACTTATACCTGCATGGTTAGCAACACAGCAGGCAACAtctctgcctctgcagtgctaaaCGTGACTTCCGTAGAAAATAGTGGGGTCACTTATTTTACCACGGTCACAGTGGAGACTACTGAGTCACCTGCAGATGAAAGCCAGACACAGGCACTTCCACCTTATGACTGGGTGTCATCTTCGACCACCAGGGGGCCCCTGGTTTCAACAAGAACCACAGAACTGACATACACTATCCCTGTTCTGGACCTGGATGGAGAGGGTGCCCTCAATGGCCTTGATGAGGTAATGAAGACTACAAAGATCATCATTGGTTGCTTTGTGGCTATTACACTCATGGCTGCCGTTTTACTGGTAATTTTCTACAAGATGAGGAAGCAACATCATCAGCAGGATCCTGatggccctgcctcctccatgGAGGTCATCACTGTAGAGGAAGAGTTGGCAGGGGTTGCCGCCATGGAAACTCACTTATCTCTGCCCCCATTGGATCACTACAACCACTATAAcacttacaagagtgcttatcaccacccccccatgaTGAGCTCCTTGCACAGCTCGGCCACACAAGAACCTTTACTTATTCAAGCCAGCTCAAAAGACAATGTGCAAGAGACCCAAATTTGA